One Alkaliphilus sp. B6464 genomic window carries:
- a CDS encoding aminoglycoside phosphotransferase family protein, which yields MIRQFQDTVIDVYGKEGKKFLYRLPELLKSCASKWSLTEINEFDNLSYNYVARAISETNQEVVLKLGIQSKEFLSEVEALKLYAGQGCARLLDYDENLGAMLLERLAPGTVLSTLKDDDQATLVAAKLMSRIKIKEPKEHKFQSLMDWAKDLENLRKHFGNGMGPFSKELLERAEINYYYLIDSTKENMLLHGDLHHDNILSTNKSWKAIDPKGVVGDPVFEPVNYMKNYLLRTNNPKEALARRIHIFSKELGYDKQRLISWGVAHSVLSALWSYEDHGEIPQETLICARLFRDMEKGIC from the coding sequence ATGATAAGGCAATTTCAAGATACAGTAATAGATGTATACGGAAAAGAAGGAAAAAAGTTTTTATATAGGTTACCAGAACTATTAAAAAGTTGCGCTTCTAAGTGGTCGTTAACTGAGATTAATGAGTTTGATAATTTATCATATAATTATGTAGCTAGGGCTATAAGTGAAACTAATCAAGAAGTAGTGTTAAAGCTAGGGATACAATCAAAGGAGTTTTTATCAGAGGTTGAAGCATTAAAATTATATGCTGGGCAAGGATGTGCTAGATTACTGGATTATGATGAAAATTTAGGGGCCATGCTTCTAGAGCGTTTGGCTCCTGGAACTGTATTGTCAACTTTAAAAGATGATGATCAAGCAACATTAGTTGCAGCTAAGCTAATGTCTAGAATTAAGATTAAGGAGCCAAAAGAACATAAATTTCAAAGCTTAATGGACTGGGCTAAGGATTTAGAAAATTTAAGGAAGCATTTTGGTAATGGAATGGGGCCATTTTCTAAGGAATTATTGGAGAGAGCTGAAATAAATTATTATTATTTGATAGACTCAACAAAAGAGAATATGTTATTACATGGAGATTTGCACCATGACAATATATTGTCTACAAATAAGAGCTGGAAAGCAATAGATCCCAAAGGAGTAGTTGGAGATCCAGTATTTGAGCCAGTAAATTATATGAAAAATTATCTATTGAGAACCAATAATCCAAAGGAGGCTTTAGCTCGCCGTATACATATTTTTTCAAAGGAATTAGGATATGATAAGCAACGGCTAATTAGTTGGGGAGTAGCTCATTCAGTATTATCAGCATTATGGAGCTATGAAGATCATGGAGAAATACCCCAAGAGACATTAATTTGTGCTAGATTATTTAGAGATATGGAAAAGGGTATATGTTAG
- a CDS encoding calcium-translocating P-type ATPase, PMCA-type: MYNKEKDVILKELDTNLENGLVKGQVVERAKNGRNELTADKPRSLFMKILDQLNEPMVYILIVASAVSAIMKEISDAVIIMIVIVLNAVVGLVQEDRAQKSLDALKKLSTPKTLVKRNGVLEEVPVEELVAGDIVHIEAGRYIPADLRLVEVANLKIDESILTGESVPVEKIDGIVSEENTALGDLKNMAFMSSYATYGRGIGVVTSIGMNTEIGKIAAMIDKAEQIKTPLQKRLEKLSKYLGIGALLICILIFGIAIVQGKNLMEMLLVSISLAVAIIPEGLPAVITVVLALGVQKMIKHNAIVKKLPAVETLGSVNVICSDKTGTITQNKMTVTKVYYNNNLKSVEELTEKDRLLVDGFMLCNDAGNEGNLVGDPTEIALLDMGSVLSLKKSSIDKNFPRIDEIPFDSDRKMMTTVNKYNGKDIVFTKGALDLLLKKTTHILLEDNKQPIENYLDEIHNNAANMSKEALRVLALAYKEKDGEEYESDLTFIGLVGMIDPAREEVKEAVEKCYSAGIRTVMITGDHKDTAFAIANEVGISQNIDQVMEGKTLANMQQEKLNEIIDQYRVFARVQPEHKVMIVKALQSKGYVVSMTGDGVNDAPSLKAANIGVAMGITGSDVSKEAADMILTDDNFATIVKAVEEGRNIYNNIKKAILFLLSCNLGELFALFVAVILNWSIPLKPIHILWVNLVTDTFPALSLGVDPGTADVMTEKPRSQDESIFSEGGLIYLLLNGLFIGIITLIAFRYGLKDGSLTHGQTMAFLVLSISQLFHSMNNRNLKQSIFKTGISRNKFLIYSIVLGIVLQSAIVQIPIFNNIFSTTPLTFMDWIIVIGISLSIILVNEIGKALFIKREEK, from the coding sequence ATGTACAATAAAGAAAAAGATGTGATATTAAAGGAATTAGATACAAACTTAGAAAATGGACTTGTAAAAGGCCAGGTAGTTGAAAGGGCAAAGAACGGTAGAAATGAGCTAACAGCTGATAAACCTAGATCTTTATTTATGAAAATTTTAGATCAATTAAATGAACCTATGGTATATATATTAATTGTAGCTTCAGCCGTTTCGGCTATTATGAAAGAGATAAGTGATGCAGTTATAATTATGATAGTAATAGTATTAAATGCAGTGGTTGGGCTCGTACAAGAAGATAGAGCGCAAAAATCCTTAGATGCTTTAAAAAAGCTTTCCACACCAAAAACTTTAGTAAAACGAAATGGGGTTTTAGAAGAAGTCCCTGTGGAGGAATTAGTAGCTGGAGATATTGTACATATTGAAGCAGGGCGTTATATACCAGCAGATTTAAGGCTTGTGGAAGTAGCAAATTTAAAGATAGATGAATCTATTTTAACTGGAGAATCAGTTCCAGTAGAAAAAATAGATGGCATTGTTAGTGAAGAAAATACGGCATTAGGAGATTTGAAAAATATGGCCTTCATGTCTAGTTATGCCACCTATGGCAGGGGGATTGGTGTTGTTACATCAATAGGCATGAATACTGAAATTGGAAAAATTGCAGCTATGATAGATAAGGCAGAACAAATTAAAACTCCATTGCAAAAGAGATTAGAAAAATTAAGTAAATACTTAGGAATAGGAGCACTTTTAATTTGTATTTTAATATTTGGTATCGCTATTGTACAAGGTAAGAATTTAATGGAAATGCTTCTAGTATCGATATCTCTTGCAGTTGCTATTATTCCAGAAGGACTTCCAGCAGTAATTACTGTTGTGTTAGCATTAGGTGTACAAAAAATGATAAAGCACAATGCTATAGTAAAAAAGTTGCCGGCAGTAGAGACCTTAGGTTCTGTTAATGTTATATGTTCAGATAAAACTGGAACTATTACTCAAAACAAAATGACAGTAACTAAAGTATATTATAATAATAATTTAAAGTCAGTTGAGGAGTTAACAGAAAAGGATAGATTATTGGTAGATGGTTTTATGCTATGTAATGATGCTGGTAATGAAGGTAACCTTGTTGGGGATCCAACTGAAATAGCACTTTTGGATATGGGAAGTGTTCTTTCTTTAAAGAAGAGCAGTATAGATAAAAATTTTCCACGTATAGATGAAATACCATTTGATTCTGATAGGAAGATGATGACTACTGTAAATAAGTATAATGGAAAGGATATAGTATTTACTAAGGGTGCATTAGACTTATTACTTAAAAAGACTACTCATATATTATTAGAGGATAATAAACAACCTATTGAAAATTATCTAGATGAAATACATAATAATGCTGCTAATATGTCAAAGGAAGCTTTAAGAGTATTAGCCTTAGCTTATAAAGAAAAAGATGGAGAAGAATATGAAAGCGATTTAACGTTTATTGGATTAGTCGGTATGATAGATCCTGCTAGGGAGGAAGTAAAGGAAGCTGTTGAAAAATGTTACAGTGCAGGGATTAGGACTGTAATGATAACTGGAGATCATAAGGATACAGCTTTTGCCATAGCTAATGAAGTAGGCATTAGCCAAAATATAGATCAAGTAATGGAAGGTAAAACACTGGCCAATATGCAGCAAGAAAAATTAAATGAAATTATAGATCAGTATAGAGTATTTGCAAGGGTACAGCCTGAGCATAAGGTAATGATAGTAAAAGCTCTACAATCTAAAGGCTATGTTGTTTCTATGACTGGTGATGGAGTAAATGATGCACCATCATTAAAAGCAGCTAATATTGGAGTTGCCATGGGAATTACGGGCAGTGATGTATCTAAAGAAGCCGCTGATATGATTTTGACTGATGACAATTTTGCTACTATTGTTAAAGCAGTAGAAGAAGGCAGGAACATATATAATAACATTAAAAAAGCTATTTTATTTTTACTATCCTGTAACTTAGGAGAGCTTTTTGCGCTGTTTGTAGCCGTAATACTAAACTGGTCTATTCCATTAAAACCAATTCATATTTTATGGGTAAACTTAGTTACTGATACGTTCCCCGCCTTATCCTTAGGAGTAGATCCTGGTACTGCCGATGTAATGACAGAAAAACCACGGAGTCAAGATGAAAGTATTTTTTCGGAAGGTGGGCTTATATATTTACTTCTAAATGGGCTCTTTATAGGTATAATTACATTGATAGCATTTAGATATGGACTAAAGGATGGAAGCTTGACTCATGGGCAGACTATGGCATTTTTAGTACTAAGTATATCTCAGTTATTCCACTCAATGAATAATAGAAATTTAAAACAGTCTATTTTTAAAACAGGTATATCTAGAAATAAGTTTTTAATATATTCAATAGTGCTTGGAATAGTTCTTCAATCGGCTATAGTACAAATACCAATCTTTAATAATATATTTAGTACTACACCTTTAACTTTTATGGATTGGATTATTGTTATAGGAATTTCGCTATCAATAATTTTAGTTAATGAGATAGGAAAAGCACTGTTTATAAAGAGAGAAGAAAAGTAG
- a CDS encoding nitroreductase family protein, producing the protein MTKDFYTAVKERRTIYGISKETTISDERIQEIINDAIKYTPSAFNSQSARVVVLFNENHDKLWDITKEALRKVVPENNFAPTEEKINSFKNGYGTVLFFEDNSVIESLQQQFAAYKDNFPIWSQQASGMNQYVIWTSLSIEGMGVSLQHYNELIEEDVKKQWDIPNNWKLIAQMPFGKPTASAGDKEFIPLEERIKVFK; encoded by the coding sequence ATGACAAAAGATTTTTATACTGCTGTAAAAGAAAGAAGAACAATATATGGGATTAGTAAAGAAACAACTATTTCAGATGAAAGAATTCAGGAAATAATAAACGATGCTATAAAGTATACTCCTTCAGCATTTAACTCTCAGAGTGCAAGAGTTGTTGTTTTATTTAATGAAAACCATGATAAATTATGGGATATAACAAAAGAGGCTTTAAGAAAGGTTGTTCCAGAAAATAATTTTGCTCCTACTGAAGAAAAAATTAACTCATTCAAAAATGGATATGGTACAGTTTTGTTTTTTGAGGATAATAGTGTAATCGAATCACTACAACAACAATTTGCAGCTTATAAAGATAATTTTCCGATTTGGTCACAACAAGCTTCAGGTATGAATCAATATGTAATTTGGACTTCGCTATCAATCGAAGGAATGGGAGTATCATTACAGCATTATAATGAACTTATTGAAGAGGATGTAAAGAAGCAGTGGGATATACCAAATAACTGGAAGCTAATTGCACAGATGCCTTTTGGAAAACCAACAGCTTCTGCCGGTGATAAGGAATTTATTCCACTAGAAGAAAGAATAAAGGTCTTTAAATAA
- a CDS encoding HD domain-containing protein yields MSQQMITKKIEQIVEEQCKADTNAFGYGIWTHHIVVVVKYARMLAHRLDVDLEIVEISALLHDYASIKDKELYKEHHIHGATEAERILKKLNYPIEKIEAVKDCILSHRGSVSKKIKTKEALCIASADAMAHIDYIPSLLHLAYVKLEMDTDDGAKWVREKIERSWNKLCPEAREIMLDKYNSAISVLKSNTNIF; encoded by the coding sequence ATGAGTCAACAAATGATTACTAAAAAAATTGAACAAATAGTAGAGGAACAGTGCAAAGCGGATACTAATGCTTTTGGTTATGGAATATGGACTCATCATATTGTGGTTGTTGTTAAATATGCTAGAATGCTTGCACACAGACTAGATGTGGATTTAGAAATAGTTGAAATATCTGCATTATTGCACGACTACGCTAGCATCAAAGATAAGGAATTATATAAGGAACACCATATTCATGGAGCAACTGAAGCAGAAAGAATTTTAAAGAAATTGAATTATCCAATAGAAAAAATTGAAGCTGTGAAAGATTGTATTTTATCACATAGGGGGAGTGTAAGTAAGAAAATTAAAACGAAAGAAGCACTTTGCATTGCAAGTGCAGATGCAATGGCTCACATTGATTATATTCCGTCACTACTGCATTTAGCATATGTAAAATTAGAAATGGATACAGATGATGGAGCAAAGTGGGTAAGAGAGAAAATAGAAAGAAGTTGGAATAAACTATGTCCAGAAGCAAGAGAAATAATGCTGGATAAATATAATAGTGCTATAAGTGTGTTAAAAAGTAACACAAACATTTTTTAA
- a CDS encoding diphthine--ammonia ligase, with the protein MNNEYRAFCSWSGGKDSCLALYRALEKGIKVEYLFTMLNEDGSRSRGHGLKPEIIKKYAELLDIDFIHGMATWGGYEKAFKEKMNILESKGINMGIFGDIDILAHREWLLETFKDTDIEVFHPLWGEQRKAIIEEFVDRGFKSIINTVNGEKLSKEYLGRLFDKTLITEFEELGIDACGENGEFHTVVIDGPIFKEALKLKEKDIIQVDKYWMLDLELE; encoded by the coding sequence ATGAACAATGAATATAGAGCTTTTTGTTCTTGGAGTGGTGGGAAAGATTCTTGTCTTGCTCTTTACAGAGCATTAGAAAAAGGAATTAAAGTAGAATATTTATTTACTATGCTTAATGAGGATGGCTCAAGATCTAGGGGACATGGATTAAAACCAGAAATAATAAAAAAGTATGCAGAGCTTTTGGATATAGATTTTATCCATGGAATGGCAACATGGGGAGGCTATGAGAAGGCATTTAAAGAAAAAATGAATATACTAGAGAGTAAGGGAATAAATATGGGCATATTTGGTGACATAGACATATTAGCTCATAGGGAGTGGCTACTAGAAACATTTAAAGATACAGATATAGAAGTTTTTCATCCTCTTTGGGGAGAGCAGCGTAAAGCGATTATTGAAGAGTTTGTTGATAGAGGCTTTAAATCTATTATTAACACTGTAAATGGTGAAAAGCTTTCTAAAGAATATTTAGGAAGATTATTCGACAAAACTCTAATAACTGAGTTTGAGGAATTAGGCATAGATGCTTGTGGGGAAAATGGTGAATTTCATACTGTAGTAATAGATGGACCTATATTTAAAGAAGCTCTAAAATTGAAGGAGAAAGACATAATACAAGTAGATAAATATTGGATGCTCGATTTGGAATTAGAATAA
- a CDS encoding GNAT family N-acetyltransferase: MNDASVKALSKLNFIQEGIVRERDLIKGKLEDGIIMSILKRDYIKKFELYKTCEL; this comes from the coding sequence GTGAATGATGCATCTGTTAAAGCACTAAGCAAGCTAAATTTCATTCAAGAAGGAATAGTCAGAGAAAGGGATTTGATAAAGGGAAAACTAGAGGATGGAATAATTATGTCAATTCTCAAGAGAGATTATATAAAAAAATTTGAGTTATATAAAACATGTGAATTATGA
- a CDS encoding aminoglycoside phosphotransferase family protein, giving the protein MDECDTLFMKGDEILIVSFKDIPGSNNWSIVKPINKGWSDDKKYYIKTVDEKELLLRISDITQYENKEKEFESLKLLINMDILMSRPIDFGICNKGQLVYSLLTWINGEDAEVILPKLDNKEQYNLGTKAGVFLKQIHRAPAPQNLPSWAERFNAKIDKKIANYKDCSIHFHGADRIIEYIEHNRSLLLNRPQSFQHGDYHVGNMIITPEGELGIVDFNRMDYGDPWEEFNRITFCVSTSPAFASGYINGYFDNKVPDLFFRLMALYIGINQLSSIPWAIHFGEEEVNTMLKQAQSVLKWYDDFKTYIPNWYVTNHD; this is encoded by the coding sequence ATGGATGAATGTGATACTTTATTTATGAAGGGAGATGAAATTTTGATAGTATCTTTTAAGGATATTCCTGGTTCTAATAATTGGAGTATAGTAAAGCCAATTAATAAAGGATGGTCAGATGATAAAAAGTATTATATAAAAACCGTAGATGAAAAAGAGCTATTACTTAGAATATCAGACATAACACAATATGAAAATAAGGAAAAAGAATTTGAAAGCTTAAAATTACTTATTAACATGGATATATTAATGTCTCGTCCTATTGATTTTGGAATTTGCAATAAGGGTCAATTAGTTTATTCTTTGCTTACTTGGATTAATGGTGAAGATGCTGAAGTTATACTCCCTAAGCTTGATAATAAAGAACAATACAATCTAGGCACTAAGGCTGGTGTGTTTCTTAAACAAATACACAGAGCTCCTGCCCCTCAAAACCTACCCAGTTGGGCAGAAAGATTTAATGCTAAAATTGATAAAAAAATAGCTAATTATAAAGATTGTAGTATTCATTTTCATGGTGCTGATAGAATAATTGAATATATTGAACATAATCGTTCTCTTCTATTAAATCGACCACAGTCTTTTCAACATGGAGATTATCATGTTGGGAATATGATTATTACACCAGAAGGGGAATTAGGTATAGTTGATTTTAATAGAATGGATTATGGAGATCCATGGGAGGAATTTAACCGAATTACATTTTGTGTGAGTACGAGTCCTGCATTTGCATCGGGATACATTAACGGATATTTTGATAATAAAGTACCTGATTTGTTTTTTAGATTAATGGCGTTGTATATTGGAATTAATCAGCTTTCATCTATACCTTGGGCTATCCATTTTGGAGAGGAAGAAGTGAATACAATGCTTAAACAGGCGCAAAGTGTTTTGAAATGGTATGACGATTTTAAAACATATATTCCAAACTGGTATGTCACAAACCATGATTAA
- a CDS encoding pirin family protein, whose translation MLRKLENSNMGRSDLGWLKSIFHFSFAEYYNSKNINFGVLRVINDDLIEPDKGFDTHPHRDMEIISYVINGELTHGDSMGNKGTITRGHVQYMSAGTGVYHSEHNFGHETTRLLQIWIIPDEKGHTPSYGDYEFEWEMRKNRWLHIVSSKDGDAPIKINQDVNFYVLELDEKNKIDFSVQKGRQAYLVQIEGSSQIKDNILNARDAMEITEEDILITANENSHLLIIEMEKEK comes from the coding sequence ATGTTAAGAAAACTAGAAAATAGTAACATGGGGAGAAGTGACCTAGGCTGGCTTAAAAGTATATTCCATTTTTCTTTTGCAGAGTACTATAACTCAAAAAATATAAATTTTGGAGTACTGAGAGTTATAAATGATGATTTAATTGAACCAGATAAAGGGTTTGATACACATCCTCATAGGGATATGGAGATTATTTCCTATGTTATAAATGGTGAATTAACCCATGGAGATAGTATGGGTAATAAAGGCACCATTACTCGCGGACATGTTCAGTATATGAGTGCTGGAACAGGAGTGTATCATAGTGAACATAATTTTGGCCATGAAACTACAAGGCTTTTACAGATATGGATTATTCCAGATGAAAAGGGACACACCCCAAGCTATGGAGATTATGAATTTGAATGGGAAATGAGAAAAAACAGGTGGTTGCATATAGTTTCTAGTAAAGATGGAGATGCTCCAATAAAAATAAATCAAGATGTAAATTTTTATGTTTTAGAGTTAGATGAGAAAAATAAAATAGATTTTTCAGTTCAAAAAGGTAGGCAAGCATATTTAGTACAAATAGAAGGATCTTCACAAATAAAAGATAATATATTAAATGCTAGAGATGCTATGGAGATTACTGAAGAAGACATCTTGATAACAGCTAATGAAAATTCACACTTGCTTATTATCGAAATGGAAAAAGAAAAGTAA
- a CDS encoding winged helix-turn-helix transcriptional regulator, with product MKNSKELHSNCPIQYTLDMIGGKWKLVILWHLTNDKVMRYGEIKRSLSGITHKMLSQQLKELEANGLIHREEYPQVPPKVEYSLTELGKSLLPVLQSMSVWGEKNLL from the coding sequence ATGAAAAACTCAAAGGAATTGCACTCTAATTGTCCGATTCAGTATACATTAGATATGATAGGTGGAAAGTGGAAGCTTGTTATATTATGGCATCTGACAAATGATAAAGTAATGAGATATGGGGAAATAAAGAGGAGCCTTTCTGGAATTACTCATAAAATGTTAAGTCAGCAATTAAAAGAACTAGAGGCTAATGGATTAATACATCGTGAAGAATATCCTCAAGTTCCTCCAAAGGTTGAGTATTCTTTAACAGAACTAGGAAAATCTCTATTACCTGTTTTACAGAGCATGAGTGTGTGGGGAGAGAAAAATCTTTTATAA
- a CDS encoding lactate utilization protein, which yields MEREKIEYLIKGLAVRNIDGYFFETFEEAKSKAIEMIPADASIGIGNSITLKNMRISKELGDRGNIVYDKTIAKSKEESKELKRKSLLTDWYITGTNAISLEGHLVNMDHSGNRVAAMLYGPDNVIVIIGINKITNTLDEAIYRVRNIASPQNARRAGFNPPCVDLGRCIDCRSTERVCNNLVVIEGQNNNGRIKVFIVNENDGF from the coding sequence ATGGAAAGAGAAAAGATTGAATATTTAATCAAAGGTTTAGCCGTAAGAAATATTGATGGATATTTCTTTGAAACCTTTGAGGAAGCCAAGTCAAAAGCTATAGAGATGATACCTGCTGATGCTAGTATTGGGATTGGTAATTCAATAACTTTGAAAAACATGAGAATAAGTAAAGAGTTAGGGGATAGAGGGAATATTGTATATGATAAGACAATAGCTAAGAGCAAAGAAGAAAGCAAAGAACTCAAAAGAAAATCATTATTGACTGATTGGTATATTACTGGAACTAATGCTATTTCATTAGAAGGGCACTTAGTTAACATGGATCATAGTGGCAACAGGGTAGCTGCTATGCTATATGGTCCCGATAATGTAATAGTTATAATCGGTATTAATAAAATTACAAACACTTTAGATGAAGCAATATATAGGGTAAGAAATATTGCTTCACCTCAAAATGCTAGAAGAGCAGGCTTCAATCCACCATGTGTAGATTTAGGAAGGTGTATAGATTGTAGATCAACTGAAAGAGTGTGCAATAATTTGGTGGTTATAGAAGGACAAAATAATAATGGTAGAATAAAGGTATTTATCGTGAATGAGAATGATGGTTTTTAG
- a CDS encoding fosfomycin resistance glutathione transferase: protein MINGINHITFAIINLERSLDFYVNLLGLRLVGKWEKGAYLLAGNQWIALNVDEERIIEPTKDYTHIAFNVLSSDFKSLKEKLEKAGVKSFKENTSEGESFYFLDPDGHKLELHYNTLEDRLKWVRENNWSTFKHV, encoded by the coding sequence GTGATAAACGGAATTAATCATATAACATTTGCAATAATAAATTTAGAACGATCTTTGGATTTTTATGTTAATTTGTTAGGACTTAGATTAGTTGGAAAATGGGAAAAAGGAGCATATTTATTAGCTGGGAATCAGTGGATTGCTTTAAATGTTGATGAAGAGAGAATTATAGAACCTACGAAAGATTATACACATATCGCATTTAATGTCCTATCTTCAGATTTTAAGAGTCTAAAAGAAAAACTTGAAAAAGCAGGAGTAAAATCATTCAAAGAAAATACATCAGAGGGAGAATCATTTTATTTTCTTGATCCAGATGGTCACAAATTGGAACTACATTACAATACTTTGGAAGATCGATTGAAATGGGTGAGAGAAAATAATTGGTCGACATTTAAACACGTGTAA
- a CDS encoding nucleotidyltransferase domain-containing protein, with product MKKYIEIANRIYQEKYSNAEFLILAGSIIRGEGTMTSDLDIVVIYEKIDCAFRESFIYEGIMVEVFAHDLSTAKYFMHTVDFNNGAPIIATMITEGIVIPKKIGLSDELKRIAEEFISKGPNEANINKINSMRYSITNLIDDLIDSKNRYEQIATGCRLYEEVAELYFSANRIWNGKAKSIVRVMKKHDHEFAERYNDSFDLLFKNGDDSMAVEISEEVLNLVGGYLFNGYRLVAKPEWRIV from the coding sequence GTGAAGAAATATATTGAAATAGCAAATAGAATATATCAAGAGAAGTATAGCAATGCAGAGTTCTTAATATTGGCGGGTTCAATAATCAGAGGCGAAGGGACAATGACGTCTGATTTAGATATAGTTGTAATTTATGAGAAAATAGATTGTGCATTTCGGGAGTCATTTATTTATGAAGGAATTATGGTTGAGGTATTTGCACATGATCTATCTACTGCAAAATATTTCATGCATACTGTAGATTTTAATAATGGTGCACCAATTATTGCGACTATGATTACTGAAGGAATCGTAATACCGAAAAAAATAGGATTATCTGATGAACTAAAGAGGATAGCTGAAGAATTCATATCAAAAGGACCCAATGAAGCAAATATCAACAAAATCAATAGCATGAGATATTCAATAACAAATCTGATTGACGATTTAATAGATAGCAAAAATAGATATGAACAAATTGCTACAGGATGTAGACTTTATGAAGAAGTTGCAGAGTTATATTTTAGTGCAAATAGAATTTGGAATGGCAAAGCTAAATCTATTGTCCGAGTTATGAAAAAGCATGATCACGAATTTGCAGAACGATATAATGATAGCTTTGATTTATTATTCAAAAATGGGGATGATTCAATGGCAGTTGAAATAAGTGAAGAGGTACTAAATTTGGTTGGTGGTTATTTATTTAATGGCTATAGATTGGTAGCTAAGCCTGAGTGGAGGATAGTATAG